In Brassica napus cultivar Da-Ae chromosome C2, Da-Ae, whole genome shotgun sequence, the sequence ACCCTTTCCTCCAAGGGCAATCTTCACCATCCTGGCCCACAAGAGGTAGTTAATCCCCTTCAGGGTCACAGGTATGCTGATGcggttgttgttattgttgttgttgttctccatcttGGAGATTTACTTGGCCAGAGGTAGAGTTTAAGAACTAGAaacaaagttttgattttgcggAATTTAGAAAGGTTTCAAGATTGttgctgctctgataccatgataatttGTGGGATTATGAGAGCTTCTAAGTGTTTTAACCGTGATGAAGCACACGAACAAAGTAAAAAAGGAGTGAAGTAACCGTAAgtatttgagagagaagagaaatttGAGAATTTAAGAGAATGAGAGAATTTGTGAGATTGAGAGAATGAAAGAAATGTTTGTATTGAATTGTGTGTTTAATTGTGTAACATACATGGTGTatttaaaggaaacaaaagcaataagcactcaatggtggaagaataaataactagtagtggactagccactcctccccatttggtaagtgatatggccactcctcccacttcctccactaactaatagtggactagccactcctccccatttggtaagtgatatggccacttctcccacttcctccactacttccctttgtttaattcttcatgtcaacaacATGCACCCTCCCAGGCCTTAGAATTCAACACCTCGTCCATCAATTCCCATTTCCTTTCATCTGGTTCATAAACAAAAGAGTTGCCCTTGCTGTAATCTTTCATGTAAATCTTACCATCCATCACCACAGAATCAGACCAAAGGACACCTACAAACATGTCTTCCTTTACCAACTTAGGCTCCCACAACTGGGTTTCTGTATCAAACACCGTGACTGCCTTCTTCCACGTTTCCCGCAACATACCACCCTTCTCCTTAACGACATGACAAACCGAATCACCGATTACATAAATCTTCTTCTCGTCAACCACGTTAACCACTTTATAAGCCATGCGCTGAGGAATTTCAGGGATGGACTGAGACGTGTGAGAGGTGCAGTCAATGCTGAGCGCATCGAGATCGTTAAACACATACACCTTCGAACCCACCGGGACATAGTTTCCGCAGAAAGACTTGAGAGTAATTGACCGGACAACCACCAAGCGGTTACTGCAGTCGTCGACTTTCCGGTGGAGGATGTAGAAACTGGAAGCACGAGTTTTGCGGCTGTGGAGGACAGCATAGACACGGTGTTGGGTGATGCCTAGCTGGGATCGCCTCTTGTAGAGCGTAGGAGAGGCAATGAGTTTCCTGAAACTCTTGGAAACGCGGGAGAGAGCCGGGTAATGGTTTATGGGTACCCGAGCAGCTACGATATCAACGGTGACGTCGTCTGGAAGTGACGGAATCAGAGGAGGAGACACTGAGAGCGCCAAGAATTGCTCCATTAATTCAGACATATGAAACAGCTGTGGTTTAGTGAATCAGTAAATCAAcctgcacaaaaaaaaagaaaaaggaaatatgTTACTGGTTAGCCTAAAAGACCAAACACTACTCGCAGATTCCAAGTTCACACATCATTTCAAGTTCACACATCTCCATGTTCAGACAATTAATTACATGTTCAGACATTCTAAGTTTAGACATATCATATCAAGCAAGAAtcacaaagagaagaagaagaaagagtaaATAGCTAATTAAGAAGCTGATT encodes:
- the LOC125581503 gene encoding F-box/kelch-repeat protein At4g38940-like; amino-acid sequence: MSELMEQFLALSVSPPLIPSLPDDVTVDIVAARVPINHYPALSRVSKSFRKLIASPTLYKRRSQLGITQHRVYAVLHSRKTRASSFYILHRKVDDCSNRLVVVRSITLKSFCGNYVPVGSKVYVFNDLDALSIDCTSHTSQSIPEIPQRMAYKVVNVVDEKKIYVIGDSVCHVVKEKGGMLRETWKKAVTVFDTETQLWEPKLVKEDMFVGVLWSDSVVMDGKIYMKDYSKGNSFVYEPDERKWELMDEVLNSKAWEGACC